GCACGGGGGCCTCGAAGGCGAACAGGTTGCCCTCCTCGGGCCGCTGGCGTCTCTCCTCCTCGCTCAGTGTGTGGTTGGCCGAAGTGACGAAGACGGTGCGCAGCCTCTCGCCCCCGAAGGTGGGCATGGTGGGGTACTGCACCGGCATGCGCACCTCGCGCTCCACGCGGCCCGAGGGATCGAAGCGCACCACCTTCCCTGCACCGTGGATGGCGCACCACACGAAGCCATCGCGGTCCACCGTGGCGCCATCCGGACCCGTGCCCTCGGTGATGCGCGCGAAGACGCGGAAGTTCGACGGCGTGCCCGTCTCCGTGTCGTAGTCGGAGGCCCAGATGGTCTTCTGGGACGTATCCCCGTGGTACATCGTCCGCCCGTCCGGGCTCCACGTCATCGAGTTCGCCGTCTGCACGGGCGCCGTGCCCGGGTGCCACTTCCCCGCGCCGTCGTAGCGCCAGAAGGGAAGGGCGCGCGGCGCATCGCTCGCGTCTCCGGGCTCGAGCGGCTCGTACATGGGCCCGGCCCAGAAGCGGCCCTGCCGATCCACCCCTCCATCGTTGAAGACGAAGCGGCGGGAATCGAAGGGCGCGGGCGCGAGGAAGCGCAGCGAGCCGTCGCTCAGGGTGAACTCGAACAGGCCGGTGCGCAGCGCCACCACGGCGCCCGTGGGTGTCAGGCCGAAGCAGCCGATCCACGCGGGCATCTTCCAGGCGGTGTCCTCGCCCGTCCTCGGATCGAAGGCATGCAGCGCGGGCTCGCGCAGACACACCCAGAACAGGCGGCCCGAGCGCTCATCCCAGACGGGGCTCTCCCCATTGAGGGCCCGGGCCCGAAGCACGCACCGCACCTGACTCGCTCCACTCATCCCGCGCCTTCCGTGAAGGGGTTGGGCGCCCGGTTATATCGGCCCTCTCCGGCGAGCCGCCGCTCATGCGTCCTTCTGTCCGGGGGCCGACTCCTCGCCGACGAAGTCCACCTGGAGTCCCCCGTACTCGGAGCGGCCCAGCTTCAGGCTCCAGCCGTGCAGCACCGTCACCCGCGAGGCGATGGCGAGTCCCAGCCCGTGTCCTCCCGGCCCTCGGGTGCGCGCCGCGTCGCCGCGCACGTGGCGCTCGAGGATGTGGGGCAGCTCGTGCTCGGGGATGCCGGGTCCGTCGTCCAGCACGCGCAGGCGGAAGGTGGAGCCGGGCTCGTGTTCGAGCACCACTGCCACATGGCCCCCGCGCGCGTTGTAGCGCACGGCGTTGTAGATGACGTTGCTCACCGCCTGCTCGATGAGGGTGTCATCCCCGAGCACGAACACGGGCGGCTCGGGCACGGCGTGCTCCAACTGCACGCCCTGCTGGCGCGCGATGGGGCGATGGCGGCCGATGCACCGGCCCACCAGGGCGTTGAGGTCCACCCGCGCGCGTTGCATCCCGGGCTCGCCCGCTTCCAGCCGGGCCGCGGCCCCCAGGTTGTGCAGCAGCGCCGCCATGTAGTGCGCCTCCTGGCTGGCCGCCGCGATGACCTCGCCCTCCACCGGCTCGCCCTGGGCCGCGCGCCGCTGCATCTCGGCCAGGTGCCCCTGGAGCACCGTGAGGGGGATCATCACGTCATGGGTGGTGTTCTGCAGGAAGGAGCGCAGCGTCTGCTCGCGCTTCTCCTTCAAGTCGATCTGCGCGTGGATGGCGCGGCCGGCCTCGTCGAAGGCGAGCGCCAGCTCGGAGATCTCATCGTCTCCGTGCACGGTGATGGGCCCCTGGTAGGTGCTGCGCACGAAGACCTTCACCTCGCCGGTGAGCTGGCGCAGGCGGCGCACCACCGGCCCCAGGGCGAAGAGCACGCCCACGAGTGACATCACCGTGGGCAGCAGCCAGAACTCCGGCGGAATGGGCGAGTACCAGGACGGTCCCGGTCCGGGCCGTCCCGACATCCGCACGAGCACGAAGGCGCAGGGCCCGCTGTTCCAGGGCATGCGCACGAGGACATCCCGGGCGTCATTGGGTCCTCCCCAGCCAAGGGCGCGGCCGGCCACGTCCAGTCCCTGCCGCATGGCGCTCGCGAGCGAGGGCTCCAACGGAGGGGCCTGGGGATGGCGGGCCACGAGGTCCGGGCCATACGCGAACAGTCGCGTGTTGCCTCGGGGCTCGCGGGGCCGGGGAGGAGGGCCGCGGCCGTCTCCGGACGGAGGGCCGTTGGGGCGGTCGAAGCGCTCGGGGGGCGGCGGGCCCCGGGGAGGACGCCGGGCGCGCGAGCCCTCGGGGCTCCAGGTCTCCGGGGCGGTCTCGCACTGCTTGCGTGCCTCGGTGGTCATGTACGCGAGGGCGTACTCGGACAGGGCGGTCTCCACGGCGCGTGTCTCGATGACCAGGTGGATCCACCCCATGCAGAGCGCGACGGGGATGGCCACCGCCACGGTGGTGAGGGCCAGCCGCATGCGCAGCTTCACGGGTCTTCTCCCTCGCCGAGCCGGTAGCCGATGCCCCACACCGTCTCGATGTGCTTGCCGGGGCCGAGCTTGCGCCGCAGCCGGGACACGTGCACGTCCAGGGTGCGCTCGGTGCCCTCGCGCTCGGGATCCAACACGTGCTCGGCGAGCCACTGGCGCGTCACCGAGGCGCCGCGCCGCCGGGCCAGCGCGGCGAGCAGGTCGAACTCCACGCGGGTGAGCTCCACGGGCTTGCCGAGGACCCGGACCTCGCGCGAGTCGAGATCCACCTGGAGGGAGCCGGCCTCCACGAGGCTCTGGCGCTGGAGCATGGGCCGGCGCAGCCGGGCGCGCACGCGCTCCACGAGCTCCTCGGGCCAGAAGGGCTTGGTCATGTAGTCGTCGGCGCCGAGCTTCAAGGCGCGCACCTTGTCCGCGGTGTCGTTGCGGGCGCTGAGCACGAGCACCGGGACGTCCGAGGAGCCCTCGCGCAGCTCCCGGAGGATGTCCAGGCCGTAGGTGCCTGGCAGCATGAGGTCCAGGATGACGAGGCGGTAGGTGGACGCCTCGCTGGGAGGCAGGGGCCGGCCCACGGTCCACCAGGTGGGCTCGAAGCCGGCGCGCTCCAGACAGCCGGAGATCTGCGCGCCCAGTTGGGGATCATCCTCGATGAGCAGGAGTCGTTCTCCCATGGGCCGTGTCTCCTAGCGGACAAGTCGTAAGAGAATCTTAAGGCCCGTGCTTGCAGGCCGGGGCTCGACGGGGCCGGCGGGTGCTCCCTGGGCGGATGGCTCGGGGACGGGGCGACGCGCACCCGGCGGACCCGGGCGTGGACATGACCGCTTGTTCGCGAGTGTAAGGGATTGAAGAGTTCGCGAAGGAAGCTCCCACGGACGTGCATCCGCGGGCCGAGGGCACTGCCACACTGGCAACGACATTTTCCTCCAGCGTGGAGGTCGGGTCCATGTCGAGCGACATCCAGAGAACAGGCGTACACGAGATGAGTCAACTGCTGGATGCCATGCGGGCGGAGGTGGATCCGCTCGCGGACGAGGTCATCCAGGAACTGTTCGCGCGGGGCCAGGTGGGCTCGGCGAACGTGTGGATGTCCTATCTGATGACACATGGCTCGG
This window of the Cystobacter ferrugineus genome carries:
- a CDS encoding SMP-30/gluconolactonase/LRE family protein; this translates as MSGASQVRCVLRARALNGESPVWDERSGRLFWVCLREPALHAFDPRTGEDTAWKMPAWIGCFGLTPTGAVVALRTGLFEFTLSDGSLRFLAPAPFDSRRFVFNDGGVDRQGRFWAGPMYEPLEPGDASDAPRALPFWRYDGAGKWHPGTAPVQTANSMTWSPDGRTMYHGDTSQKTIWASDYDTETGTPSNFRVFARITEGTGPDGATVDRDGFVWCAIHGAGKVVRFDPSGRVEREVRMPVQYPTMPTFGGERLRTVFVTSANHTLSEEERRQRPEEGNLFAFEAPVPGIPRADFRPPGT
- a CDS encoding sensor histidine kinase — translated: MKLRMRLALTTVAVAIPVALCMGWIHLVIETRAVETALSEYALAYMTTEARKQCETAPETWSPEGSRARRPPRGPPPPERFDRPNGPPSGDGRGPPPRPREPRGNTRLFAYGPDLVARHPQAPPLEPSLASAMRQGLDVAGRALGWGGPNDARDVLVRMPWNSGPCAFVLVRMSGRPGPGPSWYSPIPPEFWLLPTVMSLVGVLFALGPVVRRLRQLTGEVKVFVRSTYQGPITVHGDDEISELALAFDEAGRAIHAQIDLKEKREQTLRSFLQNTTHDVMIPLTVLQGHLAEMQRRAAQGEPVEGEVIAAASQEAHYMAALLHNLGAAARLEAGEPGMQRARVDLNALVGRCIGRHRPIARQQGVQLEHAVPEPPVFVLGDDTLIEQAVSNVIYNAVRYNARGGHVAVVLEHEPGSTFRLRVLDDGPGIPEHELPHILERHVRGDAARTRGPGGHGLGLAIASRVTVLHGWSLKLGRSEYGGLQVDFVGEESAPGQKDA
- a CDS encoding response regulator transcription factor, translating into MGERLLLIEDDPQLGAQISGCLERAGFEPTWWTVGRPLPPSEASTYRLVILDLMLPGTYGLDILRELREGSSDVPVLVLSARNDTADKVRALKLGADDYMTKPFWPEELVERVRARLRRPMLQRQSLVEAGSLQVDLDSREVRVLGKPVELTRVEFDLLAALARRRGASVTRQWLAEHVLDPEREGTERTLDVHVSRLRRKLGPGKHIETVWGIGYRLGEGEDP